One region of Rhineura floridana isolate rRhiFlo1 chromosome 20, rRhiFlo1.hap2, whole genome shotgun sequence genomic DNA includes:
- the LOC133373907 gene encoding lipocalin-like, which translates to MLKHKDNMKIMVANVSKTEAGDIKIATSFPTPHGCKKMELVFTKQEDGKFAHKCEWGEKVVETVETDSENYAIVNIIVKKNGKEKAKVLTMYGRARSVAPETVERFNAAVKEQGLTEEQTIILPNEVACIETTE; encoded by the exons ATGTTGAAACATAAGGACAATATGAAGATTATGGTCGCCAATGTGAGTAAAACAGAAGCTGGAGATATCAAAATAGCTACCAGTTTTCCCAC GCCCCACGGCTGCAAGAAGATGGAGCTGGTCTTTACAAAACAGGAAGATGGAAAATTCGCCCACAAATGTG AGTGGGGTGAGAAAGTTGTAGAGACGGTGGAAACGGATTCTGAAAACTATGCCATCGTCAACATCATAGTAAAAAAGAACGGAAAAGAAAAAGCCAAGGTGTTGACGATGTATG GCAGGGCTCGCTCTGTGGCACCAGAGACTGTGGAGAGATTTAACGCTGCTGTGAAGGAACAGGGATTGACGGAGGAGCAGACAATAATCCTGCCAAACGAAG tggcctgCATAGAGACAACGGAGTAG